The Oscillospiraceae bacterium genome contains the following window.
TCCAGCAGTGACCAGTGGAAATAGCCGCGCACATCCACGCCACTGTCAATCGCGCGGCGCAGCGCCAGAAGATAGCGGTGGGTGAAGTCAATGCGCGCAGGGTCATGCACCTTGCCGTCCAGATGGATGCTGTCGGTGCAGGAAAGGCCGTTCTCGGTGATGTAGATGGGCAGACCGTACCGCTCCCAGATAAAGCGTGTCCCCCACTCCATCGACTCCGGGGTGATGGGCCAGCCGATGGCTGTGCGCGGATGTCCTGCGGCCCGGGGGCAGAATTCCGGCTTGCCGTTTGCCCCGGCGCGCACCATGACGGAGTTGTAGATGTTCATCCCGATGAAATCCAGCCTGCCCAGCGGCAGAGCGTCCAGCTGCTCCTGCGGGATGGCATCCACCACACGCTGGGCCTGACCGCCCGCGATCACAGGCCAGCCGCGCCCGCACAGCGGATCAAGTGCCGGGGCATAGGTGAAGGTCCAGTCTCCGTCCGCCAGCGCAAAGGTTGCCTCGCGGGCCGCCGCAATATCGGCAGGGTCGTCTGTTGCCGGGGTGCAGATGCGCCCTGTCGGGGCCATGCCGACCCGGGCATCGGGGTCAGCCCTGCGGATCGCATCGGCCGCAAGGCAGTGGGCGTAGATCGTGTTGTGCCACGCTGTAAACACCGAGCCGTCATCCAGACGGAAACCGGGTGCGTGTACACCGCTGCTGTAGCCCAG
Protein-coding sequences here:
- a CDS encoding GH1 family beta-glucosidase; this translates as MSFPENFVWGAATAAYQIEGAVQEDGRGLSIWDTFSHTPGKTKNGDTGDIACDSYHRWAEDIALLKEMHLKAYRFSIAWPRIFPQGTGPVNPAGLAWYDRLVDALLAAGIEPYVTLYHWDLPQALQDKGGWLNDDTAKAFAGYAAAVAAHFKGRVRYYFTLNEPQCSVGLGYSSGVHAPGFRLDDGSVFTAWHNTIYAHCLAADAIRRADPDARVGMAPTGRICTPATDDPADIAAAREATFALADGDWTFTYAPALDPLCGRGWPVIAGGQAQRVVDAIPQEQLDALPLGRLDFIGMNIYNSVMVRAGANGKPEFCPRAAGHPRTAIGWPITPESMEWGTRFIWERYGLPIYITENGLSCTDSIHLDGKVHDPARIDFTHRYLLALRRAIDSGVDVRGYFHWSLLDNFEWSEGYNERFGLIYLDYATGKRTPKDSAAWYAKVAETNGNNL